In Zunongwangia profunda SM-A87, the following proteins share a genomic window:
- the katG gene encoding catalase/peroxidase HPI: protein MANNDHQNSSDNHKVWEVNDSSKCPFLGGAKNFTAGTGTTNKDWWPNQLNLKILSQHSSKTNPMDEDFNYASAFKKLDLQAVKQDLYHLMTDSQDWWPADYGHYGPFFIRMAWHSAGTYRIGDGRGGASSGSQRFAPLNSWPDNANLDKARLLLWPIKQKYGKKISWADLMILAGNCALESMGFKTFGFAGGREDIWEPEEDIYWGAEGEWLGNKERYEKGNTLENPLGASHMGLIYVNPEGPNGNPDPIGAAKDIRETFGRMAMNDEETVVLIAGGHSFGKTHGAADPEKYVSAEPAGATLEEMNLGWKNTFGTGNAGDTITSGLEGAWTTTPTKWSNNFFENLFNFDWELTKSPAGAHQWKPKDNAGAGTVPDAHDPNKKHAPFMLTTDLALKMDPEYAKISRRFFENPDEFADAFARAWFKLTHRDMGPLSRYLGPEVPKEELIWQDPVPAVDHELVNNDDIANLKDKILNSGLSVSELVSTAWASASTFRGSDKRGGANGARIRLEPQRHWEVNNPPQLQKIISKLEEIQADFNASTERKISLADLIVLAGNAAIEKAANDAGSDIKLEFSPGRTDATEAQTDADAFNALEPEADGFRNYVKGRESISTSAETMLIDRAQLLTLNVPELTVLFGGLKVLNINYDGSKKGVFTHKPGVLSNDYFMNLLDMSTTWSSTNDAQTEFVGKDRKTGETKWTASRADLIFGSNSELRAQAEVYACHDSHEKFLKDFAKAWTKVMNLDRFDLK, encoded by the coding sequence ATGGCAAACAATGATCATCAAAACAGTTCAGATAACCACAAGGTATGGGAAGTAAATGATTCCAGTAAGTGTCCCTTTTTAGGTGGAGCGAAAAACTTTACCGCAGGAACCGGAACAACAAATAAAGACTGGTGGCCCAACCAGCTCAATTTAAAAATATTAAGTCAGCATTCCTCTAAAACCAATCCGATGGACGAGGATTTTAATTACGCTTCAGCATTTAAAAAACTAGACCTGCAAGCGGTCAAGCAGGATTTGTATCATTTAATGACCGACTCCCAAGATTGGTGGCCGGCAGATTATGGCCATTACGGGCCATTTTTTATCAGAATGGCTTGGCATAGCGCAGGGACTTACAGAATTGGCGATGGCCGCGGTGGTGCAAGCTCGGGTTCGCAACGTTTTGCTCCTTTAAATAGTTGGCCAGATAATGCCAATTTGGATAAAGCACGATTACTTTTATGGCCTATCAAACAAAAATATGGTAAGAAAATTAGTTGGGCAGATTTGATGATCCTTGCCGGAAATTGTGCTTTAGAATCTATGGGATTTAAAACTTTTGGTTTTGCCGGTGGCCGTGAAGATATCTGGGAACCCGAAGAAGATATTTATTGGGGTGCTGAAGGTGAATGGCTGGGAAACAAAGAGCGTTATGAAAAGGGAAATACATTGGAGAATCCTCTTGGTGCTTCTCATATGGGCTTGATTTATGTAAATCCTGAAGGTCCTAATGGCAATCCAGATCCTATTGGTGCCGCGAAGGATATTCGTGAAACCTTTGGACGTATGGCCATGAACGACGAAGAAACAGTTGTATTGATTGCTGGCGGACATAGCTTTGGAAAAACACATGGGGCTGCCGATCCAGAGAAATATGTCTCAGCTGAACCTGCCGGTGCAACCCTTGAAGAAATGAATTTAGGATGGAAAAATACGTTTGGGACGGGGAATGCCGGAGACACGATTACAAGCGGACTTGAGGGTGCATGGACTACCACTCCTACGAAATGGAGTAATAACTTCTTTGAAAACCTGTTTAACTTTGATTGGGAACTTACTAAAAGCCCGGCAGGAGCACATCAATGGAAACCCAAAGACAATGCAGGAGCAGGTACCGTTCCAGATGCACACGATCCCAATAAAAAGCACGCACCTTTTATGCTTACTACCGATCTTGCATTAAAAATGGATCCCGAATACGCGAAAATCTCCAGACGATTTTTTGAAAACCCAGATGAATTTGCCGATGCTTTTGCCAGAGCCTGGTTTAAATTAACGCATCGGGATATGGGACCACTTTCCAGGTATCTAGGCCCCGAGGTTCCTAAAGAAGAATTGATTTGGCAGGATCCGGTTCCGGCTGTAGATCATGAATTGGTAAATAACGATGATATTGCTAACCTAAAGGATAAAATTTTAAATTCGGGATTATCAGTTTCAGAGCTGGTTTCTACCGCCTGGGCTTCTGCTTCTACCTTTAGAGGTTCTGATAAGCGTGGTGGCGCCAATGGTGCCAGAATTCGCTTAGAACCACAGCGCCACTGGGAAGTAAACAATCCTCCACAACTTCAAAAGATAATATCGAAATTGGAAGAAATTCAAGCTGATTTTAATGCTTCTACGGAAAGAAAAATATCTTTAGCAGACCTAATCGTTCTTGCCGGAAACGCAGCGATCGAAAAAGCTGCAAATGATGCTGGAAGTGATATAAAGCTTGAATTTAGCCCAGGGCGTACTGATGCTACTGAAGCACAAACCGATGCTGATGCCTTTAATGCATTAGAGCCGGAAGCTGATGGATTTAGAAATTACGTAAAAGGCAGAGAAAGTATAAGTACTTCCGCAGAAACCATGCTTATTGACCGAGCACAATTGCTAACATTAAATGTTCCTGAATTGACTGTTCTCTTTGGCGGACTTAAAGTTTTAAACATTAATTACGACGGTTCTAAAAAAGGTGTTTTCACCCATAAACCCGGCGTTTTAAGTAATGATTACTTTATGAATTTGTTGGATATGAGTACTACCTGGAGCTCTACAAATGATGCGCAAACCGAATTTGTTGGAAAAGACCGAAAAACAGGAGAAACAAAATGGACGGCCAGCCGTGCTGACTTAATTTTTGGCTCAAACTCTGAATTACGTGCACAAGCCGAAGTTTATGCCTGCCATGACAGTCATGAGAAATTCTTAAAAGATTTCGCCAAAGCCTGGACTAAAGTAATGAATTTAGATCGCTTTGATTTAAAATAA
- a CDS encoding NAD(P)H-dependent oxidoreductase: protein MKNKQVLIINGHPDQESFNSALAAAYQKGAKESNASVNLLNIRELDFNPNLQFGYRKRVSLEPDLLSSIEKIKAADHLVWVFPMWWYGYPALMKGFIDRTFLPGIMFDYEPGKSVPKKLLKGKTARIIMTADTPKWYDRLFMKSPALNQFKKGTLQFCGVNPVKVSYIAPIKSSSEEFRKKYLSKIEQLGKNNK from the coding sequence ATGAAAAATAAACAGGTTTTAATTATAAACGGGCACCCAGATCAGGAAAGTTTTAATAGTGCATTGGCAGCAGCTTACCAAAAAGGTGCGAAAGAGTCCAATGCCTCAGTAAACTTACTTAATATTCGGGAATTGGATTTTAATCCCAATCTGCAATTCGGTTATCGTAAGCGGGTAAGTTTAGAGCCAGATCTTTTGTCTTCCATAGAAAAAATTAAAGCGGCAGATCATTTGGTATGGGTATTCCCGATGTGGTGGTATGGTTATCCTGCGCTGATGAAAGGTTTTATTGATCGGACTTTTTTACCCGGAATTATGTTTGATTATGAACCGGGAAAGTCGGTCCCCAAAAAGCTATTAAAAGGGAAAACAGCAAGGATCATCATGACGGCCGATACGCCAAAGTGGTATGATCGTCTTTTTATGAAAAGTCCGGCGCTGAATCAGTTTAAAAAAGGAACCCTTCAGTTTTGTGGAGTCAATCCGGTTAAAGTTAGTTATATCGCTCCTATAAAGAGTTCGAGTGAGGAATTCAGAAAAAAATATTTGTCCAAAATAGAGCAATTAGGGAAGAACAATAAATAG
- a CDS encoding Crp/Fnr family transcriptional regulator: MKKVRVNRNTIRMKEMLEKIFRSFNDLSEDDIERGLAVFTPKFYKKNELLIEAGKTCDWIAFISSGTLRNYYFSSKDEEVTYCLTFPNTFITAYSSFLTGKKTFEYIQALTDVEVLVIQKKQYQELIRSSYGWLKFSNHFTEQSYVLMEERLLMLQMVSAEKRYADLIANHPEIIQQVPLKYIASYLGITQRHLSRLRSQLS, translated from the coding sequence TTGAAAAAGGTTCGTGTTAACCGAAATACCATCAGGATGAAAGAAATGCTGGAAAAAATTTTTAGATCTTTTAATGATTTATCGGAAGATGATATAGAAAGAGGTTTAGCGGTTTTTACTCCTAAATTTTACAAGAAAAATGAACTGCTTATAGAAGCCGGGAAAACTTGCGACTGGATCGCTTTTATAAGTTCCGGGACGCTTAGAAACTACTATTTTTCCAGCAAGGATGAAGAGGTTACTTATTGTTTAACTTTTCCTAATACATTTATTACGGCCTATTCTTCTTTTCTTACAGGGAAAAAGACATTCGAATATATTCAGGCCTTAACTGATGTTGAGGTATTAGTGATACAAAAAAAGCAGTATCAGGAATTAATACGTTCTAGTTACGGATGGCTTAAGTTTTCAAATCATTTTACGGAACAATCCTATGTTTTAATGGAAGAACGCTTATTGATGCTGCAAATGGTATCTGCCGAAAAACGTTATGCCGATTTAATAGCCAACCATCCAGAAATCATTCAGCAGGTGCCTTTAAAGTATATTGCCTCTTACCTTGGGATCACGCAAAGACATTTAAGTAGGCTTCGAAGTCAACTTTCATAA
- a CDS encoding DUF3575 domain-containing protein has translation MKKSLFILALLFSFFATNAQNGTSNQYKKQNEIKVDIIQPLISGSVEAVYERNLNSKSSLGVSGLYMFTDKIDEDMNYSLTPYYRRYFGKKYAAGFFLEGFGTFSSIDGKEVYDTEEPLTYTENPDVYDLSLGIGLGSKWITKSGFIFEFNFGYGRQLFNADKTDHDQLIRYGIKLGYRF, from the coding sequence ATGAAAAAATCCCTATTTATTTTAGCATTGTTATTTTCATTTTTTGCTACTAATGCGCAGAATGGTACGAGCAATCAGTATAAGAAACAAAACGAAATAAAAGTTGATATAATTCAACCTTTAATTAGTGGATCAGTTGAAGCAGTTTATGAGAGGAATTTAAATAGTAAATCATCTTTAGGGGTTTCAGGTCTTTATATGTTTACGGACAAAATTGATGAGGATATGAATTATTCCCTTACACCTTATTACAGAAGGTATTTTGGTAAGAAATATGCAGCAGGGTTTTTCCTGGAAGGTTTTGGAACGTTCAGTTCAATTGACGGTAAAGAAGTCTATGATACTGAAGAGCCGCTCACATATACTGAAAATCCAGATGTGTATGATTTATCTCTAGGTATAGGGCTAGGTAGCAAATGGATTACGAAAAGTGGATTTATTTTTGAATTTAATTTTGGTTATGGAAGACAACTTTTTAATGCTGATAAAACGGATCACGACCAGCTTATTCGCTATGGGATTAAATTAGGTTATCGATTTTAA
- a CDS encoding helix-turn-helix domain-containing protein: MIYTTFLNIAIFQGIVLGLLILKSSLFNSNSNKYLAYLIFTLSIILLNHVFEIEKASSFYPMLRFIEHIEWVFLIPAFLFLFVINRIDDTVKSIQKGYLYFIPFAYSAILNIAYDLDRVTGLYTIPGPGIDLIEILGLIHLILAIIFIPFLPLYSYFMIRYLENSQEKKWIITLLTIVSTLLFAWLMTCLAGLFFQYDISSTMNVLAIAATLIVHWTAYIGIYKCKLAKNKDAIHNFLNKDLALSYTNKEFVENSEPAAYRESMTADNLYFQKLEILCKDDHIYTDNTLNREKVAQKLGISTGYVSQIINTVTGDNFAFYINQYRVEAVKEMISNPEYENYSLLAIGLEAGFTSKTTFYKAFKKVTGQTPNEYKNSVK, encoded by the coding sequence TTGATTTATACAACGTTTTTAAATATTGCAATATTTCAGGGGATTGTTCTGGGCTTACTTATTTTAAAGTCTTCCTTATTCAATAGTAATTCAAATAAATATCTGGCATATCTGATATTTACGCTTTCAATTATTTTATTGAATCATGTTTTTGAAATCGAAAAAGCATCTAGTTTTTATCCTATGCTGCGCTTTATTGAGCACATCGAGTGGGTGTTTCTAATCCCTGCTTTCCTATTCCTGTTTGTGATAAACAGGATTGATGATACTGTGAAAAGTATACAAAAAGGATATTTGTATTTTATTCCATTTGCCTATTCTGCTATCCTTAATATTGCATACGATCTTGATCGCGTTACAGGGCTTTATACCATTCCTGGGCCTGGTATTGATCTAATCGAAATACTCGGTTTGATTCATCTTATTTTAGCCATTATTTTTATTCCATTCCTGCCGCTGTACTCTTATTTTATGATAAGATATTTAGAAAATTCACAGGAAAAAAAGTGGATAATTACTTTATTGACAATTGTTTCTACATTGTTATTTGCTTGGCTTATGACCTGCCTAGCCGGCTTATTTTTTCAATATGATATTTCTTCTACTATGAATGTACTAGCGATAGCTGCTACCTTGATAGTTCATTGGACAGCCTATATAGGTATTTATAAATGCAAACTAGCCAAAAACAAAGATGCAATTCATAATTTTCTGAATAAAGATTTAGCTCTTTCGTATACCAATAAGGAATTTGTAGAAAATAGTGAGCCAGCAGCATATAGGGAATCTATGACGGCAGATAATCTTTATTTTCAAAAACTAGAAATACTTTGCAAAGATGATCACATTTATACCGATAATACATTAAATAGAGAAAAAGTTGCTCAAAAACTAGGTATAAGTACAGGATATGTTTCACAAATTATAAACACGGTAACAGGGGACAACTTTGCTTTTTACATCAATCAATATCGAGTTGAGGCTGTAAAGGAAATGATTTCAAATCCTGAATATGAAAACTATAGTTTGTTGGCCATAGGATTAGAAGCTGGGTTTACTTCGAAAACTACTTTTTACAAAGCCTTTAAAAAAGTTACTGGTCAGACACCAAATGAGTATAAGAACTCAGTAAAATAA